In the Phenylobacterium soli genome, GGCACCGAGGGCCCGCAGGAGGCCTTCCTGACGGTGACCATCGATGGCGAGGAGAAGTCGGCCAACGCGACCGGCGACGGTCCGGTCGACGCGGTGTTCAACGCCATCGGCGCCGCCGTTCCGCACGAGGCCATCCTGCGCCTCTTCCAGGTGCACGCGGTGACCGAGGGCACCGACGCCCAGGCGCAGGTCTCCGTCCGTCTCGAGGAGGACGGCCGCATCGCCACGGGCCAAGCGGCCGACACCGATACGCTAACCGCCTCGGCCAAGGCCTACGTCAACGCGCTCAACAACCTCCAGGCGCGCAAGGAGAAGAGCGCGCCCGGCAAGGTCGCCAGCGGGTTCTGAGCCCTCGCTCCGCGCAAGCGGGGCGGAGCTTACGGACATGCTCTGGATCTTCATGACCGCAGCGGCCGCGCCGCTGCAGGTGGCGCGCAACGCGCTGCAGCGCGGCCTCGTCGGCGACGCCGGCCCCTGGGGCGCGACGCTGGTGCGCTTCCTGTTCGGCCTGCCGTTCTCGTTGGCGATCTTCGCCATCGCCGCGACGCTCGCGGGGCGCGTGGCCCCGAGCATCTCGCCGCGCTTCCTGCTGAGCGTCTCCCTCGGCGCGGTGGCGCAGATGAGCGCCACGGCCGCCCTGCTGGTGGCCATGCGCCGCTCCGGCTTCGCCGTCGCCACTGTGATGCAGCAGGCGTCGTTGCCGCTCGCGGCGATCGGCGGCTGGCTGCTGCTGGGCGACGCGCTCGACGCCCACGCGTGGATCGGCATCGCCGTCACCAGCGCGGGCCTGACCATCCTCTCCTGGCCGCGCCGCGAGCAGATGGAGGGAGCAGGGTTCGGCGTGCTGATGGGCCTGGCCTCCGGCGCCGCCTTCGCCGTGGCGCTCAACGCATACCGTGAGGCTGGCCGGGCGCTGGAACCGGCGCATCCGCTCTATTCGGCGACCGCCGCGGTGTGCGTGGCCCAGACGATCCAGTCGCTGATCCTGGTGGCTGCGCTCGCCGTCTGGCGGCCCGGCGCGCTGCGGGCCGTGGTCCAGTCGTGGCGTCAGTCGCTCGGAGCGGGCTTCTTCGGCGCGGCGGCCTCGGCCTGCTGGTTCGGCGCGCTCGCCATGGCGCCGGCAGGGCCGGTGCGCGCCGTCGGCGTCATCGAGGCGCCGATCGCCGCGGCGGCCGGGCGGCGGCTCTTCAAGGAGAAGCTCAGCCTTCGCCAGCTCCTCGGCGGCGCCCTGGCGGCGGGCGGGGTGGCGCTCACCGCTCTGGGGTAGCAGCAGCGTCGGGAACGCTGCTAACCCTGGCGACAAGGAGGCTCATCCCATGGCGCAACCTCACGCGGCGGCGGGCGGCCATTTCACCATCGGCGGCGATCTCACCGTCAACCGGCTGGGATTTGGGGCCTACTGGATGTGCGGCGACGAGGGCTGGGGCGAAGCGCCTCGCGGCGCGGTCGAGCTCCTGCGGCGCCTGCCCGACCTCGGCGTGAACCTCATCGACACCGCCGACTCCTACGGCCCGCACGTCTCCGAACTGACCATCCGCGAGGCCCTTCGGCCCTATCCGAAGGACCTGGTGATCGCCACCAAGGGCGGCTACGCCCGGCCGCGGCCCAATGCCTGGATCCCGCTCGGTCGGCCGGAATACCTGATCGCCTCCGCCAAGCAATCGGCCAGCCGCCTCGGCGTCGAGACCATCGACCTGTGGCAACTTCACCGGATCGACCCGAAGACGCCGATCCATGACCAGTTCGACGCCATCGCCCGGCTCCGCGCCGAGGGGGTGATCCGTCACGTGGGGCTGTCGGAAGTGGGCATCGAGGAGATCGAGGCCGCCCAGGCCTATTTCCCGGTGGCCACCGTGCAGAACCTCTACAACCTGGCCAACCGCCACTCCGAAGCGGTGCTCGACTGGTGCGAGGCGCATGGGGTGGGCTTCATGCCCTGGTATCCGCTGGGGCAGGGCAGCGTGATGACCAACGAGACCCTGCACCGGATCGCGCCGAACTACGGTGCGACCCCGGCCCAGTTGGCGCTCGCCTGGCTGCTGCGGCGCAGCCCCGTGATGCTGCCCATTCCCGGCACCCGCGACCCGGCGCACCTGACGGACAATGTCGCCGCCGCCGCGATCCGCCTCTCGGACGAGGACTTCGAGGCGCTGAGCGCGATTGCGCCGCCAAGGCGCTGACCCTAGCTTCGCGGCCATGAAGACCTTCGCCATGCTGCTGGCGGCGCTGGCGCTCGAGCTCGCGGGCCGCGCTCCGGCCAGAGCCGCCGAGCCGGCGCCAGTGGTGGCCGCCGCGGCGGACCTCTCCGGCGCCTTGCCGCAGGTCGCGGCGGCGTTCGAGCGCCAGAGCCATCGCCCCGTGAAGCTGGTGTTCGGCTCCTCCGGCGCCTTCACCCAGCAGATCCTGGCGGGGGCGCCCTTCCAGTTGTTCCTGTCAGCCGACGAGGCCTATGTGGCGAGGCTCGCCCAGGCCGGCCGGACCGAGGACCCGGGCGCCCTCTATGCGGTGGGGCGGATCGGGCTCTTTGTCCCCTATGGCTCTCGGCTGAAGGCGGACGGGTCCCTGAAGGACCTGATCGCGGCGAGCGCAGACGGGCGACTTCGGAAGTTCGCCATCGCCAATCCGGAGCACGCGCCCTATGGGCGCGCCGCGGTCCAGGCGCTGCAGCACGCCGGCGCGTGGAGCGCCGTCGAGGGCAAGCTCGTCCTCGGCGAGAACGTGGCCCAGGCGACGCAATTCGCCGCCTCCGGCGCGGCCGAGGGCGGCGTCATTCCGCTGTCGCTGGCGCTGACGCCGGCGGTGAAGGCCAAGGGCCGCTTCGTGCTGTTGCCGGCCGAGTGGCACGCCCCGCTTCGCCAGCGGGCGGCGCTGATCAAGGGCGCCGGGCCGACGGCCAGGGCCTTCTACGCATACCTGCAGGGGCCGCAGGGTCGGGCGATCCTCGCCCGCTACGGCTTCAGCGTCCCCAAGTGACTGCGGCTGGCATGGGGGCAGGGGGCATGGACTGGGACGCCTTCGGGGTCTCTCTCAGGCTCGCCGCCTGGACGGTGGTCCTGCTCGTGCCGCTGGGGCTGGTGCTGGCGCGCGCCCTGGCCTTCCGCCGCGTTCCCGGCCGGCCCGTGGTCGAGGCGGCGGTGGCCGCGCCGCTGGTCCTGCCGCCCACCGTGCTCGGCTTCTATCTGCTGGCCGCGTTCGGCGGCGGCTCCTGGCTCGGAAACGCCTGGAGCGCGGCCTTCGGCCACCCGCTGGCCTTCAGTTTCGCCGGCCTGCTGGCCGCCAGCCTGATCTTCAACCTGCCCTTTGCGGTGCAGCCCATGCAGAGGGCCTTCGAAGCCCTGCCGAGCGACGTGCGGGAGGCCGCCTGGGTCAGCGGACTTTCGCCCTGGGCCACCTT is a window encoding:
- a CDS encoding DMT family transporter, whose amino-acid sequence is MLWIFMTAAAAPLQVARNALQRGLVGDAGPWGATLVRFLFGLPFSLAIFAIAATLAGRVAPSISPRFLLSVSLGAVAQMSATAALLVAMRRSGFAVATVMQQASLPLAAIGGWLLLGDALDAHAWIGIAVTSAGLTILSWPRREQMEGAGFGVLMGLASGAAFAVALNAYREAGRALEPAHPLYSATAAVCVAQTIQSLILVAALAVWRPGALRAVVQSWRQSLGAGFFGAAASACWFGALAMAPAGPVRAVGVIEAPIAAAAGRRLFKEKLSLRQLLGGALAAGGVALTALG
- a CDS encoding aldo/keto reductase, whose protein sequence is MAQPHAAAGGHFTIGGDLTVNRLGFGAYWMCGDEGWGEAPRGAVELLRRLPDLGVNLIDTADSYGPHVSELTIREALRPYPKDLVIATKGGYARPRPNAWIPLGRPEYLIASAKQSASRLGVETIDLWQLHRIDPKTPIHDQFDAIARLRAEGVIRHVGLSEVGIEEIEAAQAYFPVATVQNLYNLANRHSEAVLDWCEAHGVGFMPWYPLGQGSVMTNETLHRIAPNYGATPAQLALAWLLRRSPVMLPIPGTRDPAHLTDNVAAAAIRLSDEDFEALSAIAPPRR
- the modA gene encoding molybdate ABC transporter substrate-binding protein, producing the protein MKTFAMLLAALALELAGRAPARAAEPAPVVAAAADLSGALPQVAAAFERQSHRPVKLVFGSSGAFTQQILAGAPFQLFLSADEAYVARLAQAGRTEDPGALYAVGRIGLFVPYGSRLKADGSLKDLIAASADGRLRKFAIANPEHAPYGRAAVQALQHAGAWSAVEGKLVLGENVAQATQFAASGAAEGGVIPLSLALTPAVKAKGRFVLLPAEWHAPLRQRAALIKGAGPTARAFYAYLQGPQGRAILARYGFSVPK
- the modB gene encoding molybdate ABC transporter permease subunit; translated protein: MDWDAFGVSLRLAAWTVVLLVPLGLVLARALAFRRVPGRPVVEAAVAAPLVLPPTVLGFYLLAAFGGGSWLGNAWSAAFGHPLAFSFAGLLAASLIFNLPFAVQPMQRAFEALPSDVREAAWVSGLSPWATFWRIELPLAWPGVLSALALTFAHTMGEFGVVLMVGGSIPGQTRTLALSIYDRVQAFDFGAAGAMSAALLAFSILAIAVVHGVSSRVGARRG